In one window of Acidobacteriota bacterium DNA:
- the tuf gene encoding elongation factor Tu (EF-Tu; promotes GTP-dependent binding of aminoacyl-tRNA to the A-site of ribosomes during protein biosynthesis; when the tRNA anticodon matches the mRNA codon, GTP hydrolysis results; the inactive EF-Tu-GDP leaves the ribosome and release of GDP is promoted by elongation factor Ts; many prokaryotes have two copies of the gene encoding EF-Tu), translated as EMVIPGDNTNLEVELITPIAMEKGLRFAIREGGRTVGAGSITDILE; from the coding sequence GAGATGGTGATTCCGGGAGACAACACGAACCTGGAGGTGGAGTTGATCACCCCGATCGCGATGGAGAAGGGCTTGCGCTTCGCCATTCGCGAGGGTGGCCGCACCGTCGGTGCCGGCTCCATCACGGACATCCTGGAGTAG
- the rpsJ gene encoding 30S ribosomal protein S10, translating to MASDKIRIRLKAYDYRLLDQSATEIVDTAQRTGARIAGPIPLPTHIQRFTVLRSPHVDKKSREQFEIRTHKRLLDILEPTQQTIDALMKLELPAGVDVEIKAYGAR from the coding sequence ATGGCGAGCGACAAAATCCGCATCCGTCTGAAGGCCTACGACTATCGGCTGCTGGACCAATCAGCGACTGAAATCGTGGACACGGCGCAACGCACCGGGGCGCGCATCGCGGGGCCGATCCCGCTGCCGACCCATATCCAGCGATTCACGGTGCTGCGGTCTCCGCACGTCGACAAAAAGTCGCGCGAGCAGTTCGAGATCCGCACCCACAAGAGGCTGCTCGACATTCTCGAGCCGACCCAGCAGACCATCGATGCTTTGATGAAGCTCGAGCTGCCGGCCGGCGTCGATGTCGAGATCAAGGCCTACGGAGCGAGGTGA
- the rplC gene encoding 50S ribosomal protein L3 has protein sequence MVRGILGKKVGMTQIFDDAGRVVPVTVVEAGPCVIVQRKSEDSDGYEAVQLGLVERSPRRDAPKAIGGHFSAAGIPPTRFVAEVPVDSEDEAKPGDSVLADIFSADEKVHVVGKSKGRGFQGVIKRHNFGGGRASHGSMFHRAPGSIGRSAWPSRVFPGQGMPGQMGNKRVTVKNAKVVKVDADRNLLFLKGGVPGARNSYIRIVKVS, from the coding sequence ATGGTACGCGGCATACTCGGCAAGAAAGTCGGCATGACCCAGATCTTCGATGATGCCGGCCGGGTTGTCCCGGTGACGGTAGTCGAGGCCGGGCCATGCGTGATCGTTCAGCGCAAGTCCGAAGATTCCGACGGCTACGAGGCGGTGCAGCTCGGGCTCGTGGAACGGAGTCCGCGGCGCGATGCGCCAAAGGCGATCGGCGGCCATTTCTCGGCGGCCGGTATTCCGCCGACGCGCTTCGTGGCCGAGGTTCCGGTCGACAGCGAGGACGAGGCGAAGCCCGGTGACTCCGTGCTGGCGGACATCTTCTCGGCCGACGAGAAGGTGCACGTGGTCGGCAAGTCAAAGGGCCGCGGCTTCCAGGGTGTCATCAAGCGACACAACTTCGGCGGCGGCCGCGCCAGCCACGGCTCGATGTTTCACCGCGCGCCGGGATCCATCGGTCGTTCGGCCTGGCCTTCCCGCGTCTTTCCGGGACAGGGGATGCCCGGACAGATGGGCAACAAGCGGGTCACGGTGAAGAACGCCAAGGTCGTGAAGGTGGACGCGGATCGGAATCTGCTCTTCCTCAAGGGCGGCGTCCCGGGTGCACGCAACAGCTATATCCGGATCGTCAAGGTGTCGTGA
- the rplD gene encoding 50S ribosomal protein L4 translates to MKIEVKNWDNKVTGEIELPDAIFAREVNQHLVWEVVRAYLASRRRGTHKTKERSDVKGTRSKPWRQKHTGRARAGSRQSPLWRSGGTVHGPRPRSYAQKVNKKARRAALSGVLSQRLAEGRLLVLDSLELDAPKTKDFLGRLDKLGVKGDKVLLVDGLENLNLHLASRNRPELKMLDAGSLNAYEVLNHRWIVASQPSVLSLAEVLS, encoded by the coding sequence ATGAAGATCGAAGTCAAGAACTGGGACAACAAGGTAACGGGAGAGATCGAACTCCCCGACGCCATCTTCGCCCGCGAGGTGAACCAGCACCTGGTGTGGGAGGTCGTACGTGCGTACCTGGCGAGCCGCCGGCGCGGGACCCACAAGACCAAGGAGCGTTCCGACGTCAAGGGCACCCGCTCGAAGCCGTGGCGCCAGAAGCACACCGGACGTGCCCGAGCCGGTTCCCGCCAGTCGCCCCTGTGGCGTTCGGGCGGCACCGTACACGGGCCGCGGCCGCGATCCTACGCACAGAAGGTGAACAAGAAGGCGCGCCGCGCCGCCCTGAGCGGTGTTCTGTCGCAACGTCTGGCCGAGGGCCGGTTGCTGGTGCTCGACTCGCTCGAGCTCGACGCACCGAAAACCAAGGACTTCCTCGGTCGCCTCGACAAGCTCGGCGTCAAGGGTGACAAGGTGCTGTTAGTGGATGGCCTGGAGAATCTCAACCTCCACCTCGCGAGCCGCAACCGGCCAGAGCTGAAGATGCTCGACGCCGGATCGCTCAACGCCTACGAGGTGCTCAACCACCGCTGGATCGTCGCCTCCCAGCCGTCGGTGCTTTCGCTCGCGGAGGTGCTGTCATGA
- the rplW gene encoding 50S ribosomal protein L23 — MKPRQIILRPIITEKTTLMQERENTVCFEVDRRANKIQVRNAVEELFDVKVTGVHIVNRKGKPILRYGRTVSHRGASRKAYVTLAEGSKTLEFFEGI, encoded by the coding sequence ATGAAGCCTCGCCAGATCATTCTGCGGCCGATCATTACCGAGAAAACGACGCTCATGCAGGAGCGTGAGAACACCGTGTGCTTCGAGGTCGATCGCCGGGCCAACAAGATCCAGGTCCGAAATGCGGTCGAGGAGCTCTTTGACGTCAAGGTAACGGGCGTCCATATCGTCAATCGCAAGGGCAAACCGATCCTGCGCTACGGCCGCACTGTCAGCCACCGCGGGGCCAGCCGCAAGGCGTACGTAACACTGGCCGAAGGCTCGAAGACGCTCGAGTTCTTCGAAGGTATCTGA
- the rplB gene encoding 50S ribosomal protein L2 — MAIRSYKPTSPGRRFVTTSDFREITTSRPEKKLTEGKKRSSGRNAEGHITSRHRGRGHKRRYRIIDFRRNKFDVPARVATIEYDPNRSANIALLHYADGEKRYILAPVGLKVNDTVVAGQKADVRVANAMPIGNIPLGTLVHNVELKPGKGGQMVRSAGTSAQIMAKEGKYTTLRMPSGEMRMVLSSCMATIGQVGNQDHSNLALGKAGRSRWLGVRPQTRGTAMNPVDHPHGGGEGRNKGRHPVSPWGWPTKGAKTRRPKASDRLIVARRRKK; from the coding sequence ATGGCGATCCGGTCATACAAACCGACATCTCCGGGACGACGATTCGTCACCACCTCCGATTTTCGGGAGATCACGACGAGCCGTCCCGAGAAGAAGCTGACCGAGGGCAAGAAGCGTTCCTCGGGCCGAAATGCCGAGGGTCACATCACTTCTCGGCACCGCGGCAGGGGTCACAAACGGCGCTACCGCATCATCGATTTCCGGCGTAACAAGTTTGATGTGCCGGCGCGAGTGGCGACGATCGAGTATGACCCAAACCGCTCTGCCAACATCGCTCTGCTCCACTACGCCGACGGCGAGAAGCGTTACATCCTCGCTCCGGTCGGCCTGAAGGTGAATGACACCGTTGTTGCCGGGCAGAAGGCGGATGTGCGGGTGGCGAACGCGATGCCGATCGGCAACATCCCGCTCGGCACCCTGGTCCACAACGTCGAGCTCAAGCCCGGCAAGGGTGGGCAGATGGTGCGCTCAGCCGGAACCTCGGCCCAGATTATGGCCAAGGAGGGGAAGTACACGACCCTTCGTATGCCTTCCGGAGAGATGCGCATGGTGTTGTCGTCGTGCATGGCGACGATTGGTCAGGTCGGGAATCAGGATCACAGCAATCTCGCCCTCGGCAAGGCCGGCCGCTCTCGCTGGCTCGGGGTCAGACCGCAGACCCGGGGCACCGCAATGAACCCGGTCGACCATCCGCACGGCGGTGGCGAGGGACGCAACAAGGGCCGTCACCCGGTCTCTCCCTGGGGCTGGCCCACGAAGGGCGCCAAGACCCGCCGGCCCAAGGCGTCGGATCGGCTGATCGTAGCGCGGCGCAGGAAGAAGTAG
- the rpsS gene encoding 30S ribosomal protein S19, whose amino-acid sequence MSRSIRKGPFVDEHLAKKVEAVSGAGDRRVIKTWSRRSTVTPLMVGMTIAVHNGHKFVPVFITENMVGHKLGEFAPTRTFRGHSGTRREKGV is encoded by the coding sequence ATGTCACGTTCAATCCGCAAAGGGCCGTTTGTCGACGAACATCTGGCGAAAAAGGTGGAGGCGGTGAGCGGTGCCGGCGACCGCCGGGTCATCAAGACCTGGTCCCGGCGCTCGACAGTCACCCCGCTGATGGTCGGTATGACGATTGCGGTGCACAACGGCCACAAGTTCGTGCCGGTGTTCATCACCGAGAACATGGTCGGGCACAAGCTAGGTGAGTTCGCGCCGACCCGGACTTTCCGGGGCCACTCGGGCACGCGGCGCGAGAAGGGCGTGTAG